In one Nitrososphaera viennensis EN76 genomic region, the following are encoded:
- a CDS encoding MFS transporter: MRTATSASQSSSVFSVLFVTVFLDFLGFAMVLPYLYFYATSLGASPVVYGLLLTSYSVAQFAFTPVWGALSDRRGRKKIMLVCLAGSGASFLLFGLANNIALLLLARVAAGAMGATVPVAMAYASDITTAQNRMAQMGSLGAAFGMGLILGPAMGGTLSSAFGYAVPAFLAAALAFSNFALGYFRMPESRGARTKDSFLQSFRHVAKSPGMKLLLAAYFITMLGFYIMEGTSTPWLQKVFGYGPFQVGLLFLYIGGVVSAVQGVLVPRLSKRYTPQALFVAGAASLAAGLALLGFAQDLTMLIVSSTFVPLGMGLTAASATTLISLRTAADKQGATLGIGQSVAGISQIIGPSFGAAVFSQGIAVGVSGLPFMVAAAVIVPAVAIGIWFATTRQARIAPRQKEEEENGNDHVL; this comes from the coding sequence ATGAGAACAGCAACATCGGCAAGCCAGTCATCATCGGTGTTTTCCGTGCTCTTTGTCACGGTATTCCTGGATTTCCTCGGCTTTGCGATGGTTCTTCCATACCTTTACTTTTATGCGACAAGCCTTGGCGCCTCGCCGGTGGTTTACGGGCTCTTGCTGACGTCGTACAGCGTCGCCCAGTTCGCCTTTACGCCAGTATGGGGAGCCCTGAGCGACAGGCGGGGCCGGAAAAAGATAATGCTCGTCTGCCTTGCAGGCTCGGGAGCGTCGTTTCTGCTCTTTGGCCTTGCCAACAACATCGCGCTCTTGCTCCTTGCAAGGGTGGCGGCAGGCGCAATGGGCGCAACAGTCCCCGTGGCAATGGCGTACGCGTCAGACATTACTACTGCACAGAACAGGATGGCGCAGATGGGCAGTTTGGGCGCGGCGTTTGGCATGGGCCTCATCCTCGGCCCCGCGATGGGAGGCACGCTGAGCAGCGCGTTTGGGTACGCGGTCCCGGCGTTTCTAGCAGCCGCGCTTGCCTTCTCCAACTTTGCGCTTGGCTATTTCAGGATGCCAGAATCCAGAGGCGCAAGGACAAAAGACTCGTTCCTGCAGTCGTTCAGGCACGTCGCAAAAAGCCCCGGGATGAAGCTGCTCCTTGCGGCGTATTTCATAACGATGCTCGGGTTCTACATCATGGAGGGCACGTCGACTCCCTGGCTTCAAAAAGTGTTTGGCTATGGGCCCTTCCAGGTCGGCTTGCTGTTCCTCTACATAGGTGGGGTGGTGTCTGCGGTGCAGGGCGTCCTAGTGCCCAGGCTGTCAAAGAGGTATACGCCGCAGGCGCTCTTTGTGGCAGGCGCCGCGTCGCTGGCGGCAGGCCTTGCGTTGCTTGGCTTTGCGCAGGACCTTACGATGCTAATAGTCAGCTCTACGTTTGTGCCCCTCGGGATGGGACTGACTGCGGCATCAGCAACGACCTTGATCTCACTCAGGACGGCTGCAGACAAGCAGGGCGCCACGCTTGGCATAGGCCAGTCTGTTGCAGGCATATCGCAGATAATCGGCCCGAGCTTTGGCGCGGCGGTGTTCAGCCAAGGAATCGCGGTGGGCGTCAGCGGCCTGCCATTCATGGTTGCAGCAGCCGTGATCGTTCCGGCGGTGGCGATAGGAATTTGGTTTGCTACTACAAGGCAGGCCAGAATTGCGCCGAGGCAGAAGGAAGAGGAGGAGAATGGAAATGATCACGTCTTGTGA
- a CDS encoding NADPH-dependent FMN reductase, with protein sequence MDMERNMQSTINILGVAGSMRSGSYSTEALKMALELAKKHGAEVRLLDLSKTVLPLRDPSAPASEQVEAAAKAVAWADALILASPDYHGSMSGTIKNFLDHFYKEFAGKLFGYIVASHEKGLTAMDQMRTAVRQCCGWSMPYGVSINGEQDFANGQIANAEVSRRLEMMSRDLVVYGRLMRGQFARDLGSSEPYTFAAHYRVLLKSAS encoded by the coding sequence ATGGACATGGAAAGAAACATGCAATCAACAATTAACATCCTCGGCGTGGCAGGCAGCATGCGCTCTGGCTCGTACAGCACCGAGGCGCTGAAAATGGCGCTAGAGCTTGCCAAAAAGCACGGCGCAGAGGTGCGCCTGCTTGATCTGAGCAAAACAGTATTGCCGCTGCGTGACCCAAGCGCGCCAGCGTCAGAGCAGGTTGAAGCGGCGGCCAAGGCAGTAGCCTGGGCTGATGCGCTCATACTTGCTTCGCCGGATTATCACGGCTCGATGTCCGGTACAATCAAAAATTTCCTAGATCACTTTTACAAAGAGTTTGCCGGCAAGCTCTTTGGCTATATTGTGGCATCGCATGAAAAAGGCTTGACTGCAATGGACCAGATGCGCACTGCGGTGCGCCAGTGCTGTGGATGGAGCATGCCTTATGGCGTTTCAATAAATGGCGAGCAGGATTTTGCAAACGGTCAGATCGCAAACGCAGAAGTGTCAAGGCGCCTAGAGATGATGTCCCGCGACTTGGTGGTATATGGCAGGCTGATGAGGGGGCAGTTTGCCCGCGACCTTGGGTCAAGCGAGCCATACACGTTTGCGGCCCACTACCGGGTTTTGCTAAAATCAGCAAGTTGA
- a CDS encoding ArsR/SmtB family transcription factor codes for MDTFSAVADPTRRAMLDMLIEHELSAGDIVSAFPKISQPAVSKHLRVLRDAGLVSMRVHAQQRIYSLQPKGLAELDAWIAKYKVFWPERLDALEAHLSKKEKSEKK; via the coding sequence ATGGATACGTTCTCTGCCGTGGCCGACCCGACTCGAAGGGCCATGCTGGATATGCTCATAGAGCACGAGCTCTCTGCAGGCGATATTGTCAGTGCATTTCCAAAGATTAGTCAGCCTGCGGTGTCAAAACACCTGCGAGTGCTCAGGGACGCAGGTCTTGTAAGCATGCGAGTCCATGCTCAGCAGAGAATCTATAGCCTCCAGCCAAAAGGTCTGGCGGAACTTGACGCCTGGATAGCCAAGTACAAGGTCTTCTGGCCTGAGCGCCTAGACGCGCTGGAGGCGCATCTATCCAAAAAAGAAAAGAGTGAAAAGAAATGA
- a CDS encoding SRPBCC family protein, with amino-acid sequence MKNVKSNDANNQNGTVTIEGDYATLKFERRLAHPREVVWKAITDPKELAAWFNTKAIIDGRNGGTIDFISAPAGFHTTGRILVWDPPRVFEHEWHIAPHPDLPNGEPEAVIRWELARDGDSNTILTVTHSRLTKSTGLGFAPGMHAFLDRLAALLDHRVPPDWMERYAAVQGSYPSWQAR; translated from the coding sequence ATGAAGAATGTAAAATCAAATGATGCAAACAACCAAAATGGAACGGTGACTATCGAAGGCGACTATGCGACCCTCAAGTTCGAACGCCGGCTTGCTCATCCAAGAGAGGTAGTCTGGAAAGCCATTACAGATCCAAAAGAATTAGCCGCATGGTTTAACACCAAAGCAATTATCGACGGGCGCAACGGAGGCACCATAGACTTTATCAGCGCGCCGGCAGGATTTCATACGACAGGGCGCATTCTAGTCTGGGATCCACCGCGCGTTTTTGAGCATGAATGGCACATTGCTCCTCACCCAGACTTGCCAAACGGTGAACCTGAGGCCGTCATACGCTGGGAACTGGCGCGGGATGGCGATTCAAACACGATCCTTACCGTGACGCACAGCCGCCTTACCAAATCTACGGGCCTTGGTTTCGCTCCGGGCATGCATGCCTTTCTGGACCGCCTTGCGGCTCTGCTCGATCACAGGGTGCCGCCGGACTGGATGGAGCGGTACGCAGCCGTCCAAGGATCTTATCCCTCTTGGCAAGCACGATGA
- a CDS encoding glycine--tRNA ligase, translating into MSNSYDKVMKLALERGFYFPSCEIYSDAPAGFWEYGPTGASMKNKFIELWRRELVRRDGMMEIDGCQIMSKSVFVASGHLGNFTDPIVKCTKCGSIFRADRFIEEKTGERVPERLSNEDIDALIKKHGLKCQNCKGELGNVSRFNMMFRVGIGPAAEEAYLRPETCQTIFVDFSRVFKTMRGRLPLGIAQVGKSFRNEIAPRQSLLRLREFYQAEIEVFCNPAKLDDMPRFDEVKGATLRLFKDGDSGITAVTAEEAIAKGLVPNKLVAYYLALLTEFYEKTGIDTTKSRFRRLSDDEKAFYASVAFDFEVQTSTGWLELVACNYRSDYDLKGHAGTSKQKLEVVDPADQQKVLPHVFELSMGIDRSLYTILEHSYYEEQVKEETRAVLKLKPYLAPVLVGVLPLMTKDGLGEKARKIHSELKLDFDTFYDESGSIGRRYRRLEEVGAPFAITVDPQTMQDDTVTVRHRDSMQQERVKTGELAGFMRASLQIK; encoded by the coding sequence ATGTCAAACAGTTACGACAAGGTCATGAAGCTGGCCCTTGAGCGCGGCTTTTACTTTCCAAGTTGCGAGATTTATTCCGACGCGCCGGCGGGGTTCTGGGAGTACGGGCCCACCGGAGCCTCCATGAAGAACAAGTTCATCGAGCTTTGGAGACGCGAGCTTGTAAGGCGCGACGGCATGATGGAGATAGACGGCTGCCAGATAATGAGCAAGAGCGTCTTTGTCGCGTCGGGCCACCTAGGCAATTTCACCGACCCGATAGTAAAGTGCACGAAATGCGGCTCTATTTTCCGCGCAGACCGCTTTATCGAGGAAAAGACCGGCGAGCGCGTGCCTGAAAGGCTGTCAAACGAGGACATTGACGCGCTCATAAAAAAGCACGGGCTGAAATGCCAGAACTGCAAAGGCGAGCTTGGCAACGTCAGCAGGTTCAACATGATGTTTCGGGTAGGCATCGGCCCGGCTGCAGAAGAGGCGTACCTGCGCCCCGAGACGTGCCAGACGATATTTGTCGATTTCAGCAGGGTATTCAAGACCATGCGCGGCCGGCTGCCTCTTGGGATAGCGCAGGTTGGCAAGAGCTTTCGCAACGAGATAGCTCCAAGGCAGTCCCTCCTGAGGCTGCGCGAGTTCTACCAGGCAGAAATCGAGGTGTTTTGCAACCCGGCAAAGCTTGACGACATGCCGCGCTTTGACGAAGTAAAGGGCGCCACGCTGCGCCTGTTCAAGGACGGCGATTCCGGAATAACTGCAGTGACTGCAGAAGAAGCGATCGCAAAGGGCCTTGTGCCAAACAAGCTGGTCGCGTACTACCTTGCGCTCCTAACAGAATTCTATGAAAAGACAGGGATTGACACCACAAAGAGCAGGTTCCGCCGGCTCTCCGACGATGAAAAGGCGTTCTACGCCTCTGTCGCGTTTGACTTTGAGGTGCAGACTAGCACCGGCTGGCTTGAGCTTGTCGCGTGCAACTACCGCTCGGACTATGACCTCAAGGGGCACGCTGGTACAAGCAAGCAGAAACTCGAAGTTGTAGACCCGGCAGACCAGCAGAAGGTCCTCCCGCACGTCTTTGAGCTCTCGATGGGAATCGACAGGAGCCTCTACACCATCCTGGAGCATTCGTACTACGAGGAGCAGGTAAAGGAGGAGACGAGGGCAGTCCTGAAGCTAAAGCCGTACCTTGCGCCGGTGCTGGTAGGCGTCCTCCCGCTCATGACCAAGGACGGCCTCGGAGAGAAGGCCCGCAAGATACATTCAGAGCTGAAACTCGACTTTGACACTTTTTACGACGAGTCCGGCTCGATAGGCAGGCGCTACAGGCGGCTTGAAGAGGTCGGCGCGCCCTTTGCCATCACGGTCGACCCCCAGACGATGCAGGACGACACGGTCACCGTGCGCCACCGCGACAGCATGCAGCAAGAGAGGGTCAAGACGGGCGAGCTTGCAGGCTTTATGCGCGCTTCGCTTCAGATCAAGTAA
- a CDS encoding aminotransferase class I/II-fold pyridoxal phosphate-dependent enzyme, with product MKVSDRTHGVEYAIRDITAYANKFRAQGKEIIYLNIGDPVKFDFPTPEHIKRALIDAVSKNENYYADSEGLPELRKAIVEKESEKGLDVTEDDVIVTNGVSEGLDMALASIVDPNSEVLMPGPYYPPYSSYVKFYGGKPVEFRLHEDGRPDLEDLRKKITPRSRALCIISPNNPTGEVFDRKSLQQLIDIATEHDLYVICDEIYDKITFDSTFTGIGKVAKDAPVVLLNGFSKAYLMTGWRCGYICMNSSSRKLDQFREDVPKLARVRIATNLPVQIAAVQALRGPQDHIPVMVEKLRKRRDLVVKRLNGMGIQCRLPRGAFYAFPRIELGSRWKDDKQFVIELLNGTGVLTVHGSGFGVSYGSGHFRIVYLPPEDVLERAMDKLEKFVKS from the coding sequence TTGAAGGTCTCTGACAGGACGCACGGCGTCGAGTATGCCATCCGCGACATTACTGCCTATGCAAACAAGTTCAGGGCGCAGGGAAAAGAGATCATCTACCTGAACATAGGCGACCCTGTAAAATTCGACTTTCCCACGCCGGAGCACATCAAGCGTGCCCTGATCGACGCGGTGAGCAAGAACGAGAACTATTACGCCGACTCGGAAGGTCTGCCGGAGCTTAGGAAGGCGATAGTCGAAAAAGAGTCGGAAAAGGGCCTTGACGTGACGGAGGACGACGTCATTGTCACAAACGGCGTGTCGGAGGGCCTCGACATGGCGCTTGCGTCAATCGTGGACCCAAACAGCGAGGTCCTCATGCCCGGCCCGTATTACCCTCCCTATTCGTCGTACGTAAAGTTCTACGGCGGCAAGCCGGTCGAGTTCCGCCTGCACGAAGACGGCAGGCCGGACCTCGAAGACCTGCGCAAGAAAATCACTCCTCGTTCTAGAGCGCTTTGCATCATCAGCCCGAACAACCCCACCGGGGAGGTTTTCGACAGGAAGAGCCTGCAGCAGCTTATCGATATTGCGACAGAGCACGACCTCTATGTCATCTGCGACGAGATCTATGACAAGATAACTTTTGATTCGACATTCACCGGCATAGGCAAGGTGGCCAAGGACGCGCCGGTCGTGCTGTTGAACGGGTTTTCCAAGGCGTACCTGATGACAGGGTGGCGCTGCGGATACATCTGCATGAACAGCAGCTCCCGCAAGCTGGACCAGTTCCGGGAAGACGTGCCCAAGCTTGCGCGCGTGAGGATAGCGACAAACCTGCCTGTGCAGATTGCGGCTGTTCAGGCCCTCCGGGGACCGCAGGACCACATCCCTGTCATGGTGGAAAAACTGCGCAAGAGGCGCGACCTCGTGGTCAAGCGCCTCAACGGCATGGGCATCCAGTGCAGGCTGCCGAGGGGCGCGTTCTATGCGTTCCCCAGGATAGAGCTAGGAAGCAGGTGGAAGGACGACAAGCAGTTTGTCATCGAGCTTTTGAATGGCACCGGCGTGCTCACCGTGCACGGCTCAGGCTTTGGCGTCTCTTATGGCTCGGGGCATTTCCGCATAGTGTACCTGCCGCCAGAAGACGTGCTTGAAAGGGCAATGGACAAGCTTGAAAAATTCGTAAAGAGCTAA
- the pspAA gene encoding PspA-associated protein PspAA — MTKAKAKARKRAKAVAKSSKPRHAKKIIRLAHKSRPKKAKAAPATKKVVRIMGHGQFTVDARTLKRLNDIDSELVEMVASEKADDAGFKKKLAELNQITIKYGKAVEPGEIVRSDIILPSADLPVDEAKKLFTGEGVIPEN; from the coding sequence ATGACCAAGGCGAAGGCCAAGGCGCGCAAGAGGGCCAAGGCCGTCGCAAAGAGCAGCAAGCCAAGGCATGCAAAAAAAATCATTCGACTCGCGCACAAGTCCCGCCCCAAGAAAGCCAAGGCAGCGCCGGCTACGAAAAAAGTCGTGCGCATAATGGGCCACGGCCAGTTCACGGTCGACGCACGGACGCTCAAGCGCCTTAACGACATCGACAGCGAGCTTGTTGAAATGGTCGCAAGCGAAAAGGCAGACGATGCAGGTTTCAAAAAGAAACTTGCCGAGCTCAACCAGATCACGATAAAGTACGGCAAGGCAGTAGAACCCGGAGAGATTGTAAGGTCAGACATCATCCTGCCGAGCGCCGACCTGCCGGTGGACGAGGCGAAAAAGCTGTTCACGGGCGAAGGCGTTATACCGGAAAACTAG
- the npdG gene encoding NADPH-dependent F420 reductase — MKIGIVGGTGGMGEGFAMRWCVRHDVIVGSREAQKAKEAAANYMNAARQAYGPNAVIAGSITGDDNISLAKDSDVLILSIPYEFIEDTCSKLAPQVRPDCIIVSPIVPMTRTDSGFVYIPLLEQGKKTAGEWVADKMAPRSRVVSAFHTISEMKLKNVNLSLDSDTFVCGDDPDVVAKLSELASEVTGLRPVYLGPLSLTYQAEVLTPMLLNAAKRNKMKNPGVRLT, encoded by the coding sequence ATGAAGATTGGAATCGTAGGGGGCACCGGCGGCATGGGCGAGGGATTTGCCATGAGGTGGTGCGTCAGGCACGACGTCATCGTGGGCTCCAGGGAGGCCCAGAAGGCCAAGGAGGCGGCTGCAAACTATATGAACGCGGCCAGGCAGGCGTACGGGCCAAACGCTGTCATCGCCGGAAGCATCACCGGCGACGACAACATTTCGCTTGCAAAGGACAGCGACGTGCTCATACTGTCGATACCTTACGAGTTTATCGAGGACACGTGCAGCAAGCTCGCCCCGCAGGTGAGGCCCGACTGCATAATAGTCTCCCCCATCGTCCCGATGACAAGGACTGACAGCGGCTTTGTCTACATCCCGCTGCTGGAGCAGGGCAAAAAGACCGCCGGGGAGTGGGTTGCAGACAAGATGGCCCCAAGGTCCCGCGTGGTGTCTGCTTTTCACACCATATCTGAAATGAAGCTAAAGAACGTCAATCTCAGCCTTGACTCAGACACGTTTGTCTGCGGCGACGACCCGGACGTTGTCGCAAAACTGAGCGAGCTTGCGTCTGAAGTGACTGGCCTGCGCCCAGTGTACCTGGGCCCGCTTTCGCTCACGTACCAGGCAGAGGTGCTCACCCCGATGCTCCTCAATGCGGCAAAGCGCAACAAGATGAAGAACCCCGGCGTCAGGCTGACATAG
- a CDS encoding histidine phosphatase family protein, giving the protein MPLVIFMRHGQADNNVNRILVGRHIESHLTEQGRKQVEYAAKDLKSVQIDRVVVSPVIRAVETAEIVCKEVGASYEIDERLYEIELGKLVGMNFDEVVSKYGNLFLKFYDEHDPALESFGVESFTSVKKRVKSLLEEAAEKHVDRNILCVTHLDPIKAAISTILDLNPEALYRWHIRNASMTILRQDERQYSLSGVNVMSMHRYPHE; this is encoded by the coding sequence GTGCCACTTGTCATCTTTATGCGCCACGGGCAGGCCGACAACAACGTCAACCGTATACTCGTGGGCAGGCACATAGAGTCCCACCTGACGGAGCAGGGCAGAAAGCAGGTCGAATACGCGGCAAAGGACCTGAAAAGCGTCCAGATAGACAGGGTGGTGGTATCGCCGGTCATCCGCGCAGTCGAGACGGCGGAAATAGTCTGCAAGGAGGTGGGCGCAAGCTACGAAATAGACGAGCGGCTGTACGAGATAGAGCTGGGCAAGCTGGTGGGCATGAACTTTGACGAAGTGGTGAGCAAGTACGGCAACCTGTTCCTGAAATTCTACGACGAGCACGACCCCGCGCTTGAAAGCTTTGGGGTCGAGTCTTTTACCTCGGTGAAAAAGCGCGTCAAGAGCCTGCTTGAAGAAGCCGCAGAAAAGCACGTTGACCGCAACATCCTGTGCGTGACGCACCTTGACCCGATAAAGGCCGCGATTTCTACCATCCTTGATCTGAACCCGGAGGCGCTCTACCGGTGGCACATACGCAACGCGTCGATGACGATTCTCCGGCAGGACGAAAGGCAGTACTCGCTTTCCGGCGTCAACGTCATGTCGATGCACCGCTATCCGCACGAGTGA
- a CDS encoding cytochrome c oxidase subunit II — MASYKLLLLAIPVVAVLFMDFSIAFAQESGQYVYGRIEIWSLFYRLMVIAFVIGAILMGVIFYVVYRFRESHPKNRNLPVRSSTEGEHH; from the coding sequence ATGGCATCGTACAAGTTACTTTTGCTTGCGATTCCCGTGGTCGCTGTGCTGTTCATGGACTTTTCAATCGCGTTTGCACAAGAGTCAGGGCAGTATGTCTACGGCAGGATCGAGATCTGGTCACTGTTCTACAGGCTGATGGTAATTGCCTTTGTAATCGGCGCAATTCTGATGGGTGTGATATTCTACGTAGTGTACAGGTTCCGCGAGTCGCATCCGAAGAACAGGAACTTGCCGGTTAGGTCATCAACGGAGGGTGAGCACCACTAA
- a CDS encoding cytochrome c oxidase subunit II produces MGHATIEWVYIGVVVALLIYVGADAWNIERILDHAPPDSKIIKVTGQQWLWTFEHEDGTKEIGQLHLTKGVPYKFEITSRDVIHAFNVPDYTLMLDAVPGKINTLWVVPDQSGEFLIQCREYCGFSHYQMRAKLFVEEPAAGGDVSQVASDLTPSVGAQAVAS; encoded by the coding sequence ATGGGGCACGCAACAATCGAGTGGGTCTACATTGGCGTGGTGGTCGCGCTTTTGATCTATGTCGGAGCTGACGCATGGAACATCGAGCGCATACTGGATCATGCCCCGCCAGATTCAAAGATCATCAAGGTCACCGGCCAGCAGTGGCTCTGGACATTCGAGCACGAAGACGGCACGAAGGAGATCGGGCAACTGCACCTGACAAAGGGCGTTCCGTACAAGTTCGAGATCACGTCTAGGGACGTCATTCACGCGTTCAACGTGCCTGACTATACCCTGATGCTGGACGCAGTGCCAGGCAAGATAAACACGCTGTGGGTTGTTCCGGACCAGAGCGGCGAATTTCTGATCCAGTGCAGGGAGTACTGCGGGTTCTCGCACTACCAGATGCGCGCCAAGCTCTTTGTAGAAGAGCCAGCGGCTGGCGGCGACGTGTCGCAGGTGGCCTCCGACCTGACTCCAAGTGTTGGAGCCCAGGCAGTCGCAAGCTAA